The Thermococcus sp. genome has a segment encoding these proteins:
- a CDS encoding PadR family transcriptional regulator produces MLGNPKEKALKKLRKDLRSGLYSYLILSILEREEELHGYAIRKKLSELSGGKLVPSEGALYDILKSLKKYKLVEDLWVEVNGRPRKYYRLTELGWEVLNGLREEVETIIKTLERWGDEIGRL; encoded by the coding sequence TTGCTTGGAAATCCAAAGGAAAAGGCCCTCAAAAAGCTCAGAAAAGACCTCCGCTCCGGTCTTTATTCTTATCTGATTCTCTCCATTCTTGAAAGGGAAGAAGAGCTCCATGGTTACGCGATAAGGAAAAAGCTAAGCGAGCTGAGCGGTGGAAAGTTAGTTCCAAGCGAGGGAGCCCTTTACGACATCCTCAAGAGCCTGAAGAAGTACAAGCTCGTCGAGGACCTCTGGGTGGAAGTCAATGGCAGGCCGAGGAAGTACTACCGCCTCACAGAGCTCGGGTGGGAGGTTTTGAATGGGCTGAGGGAGGAGGTTGAGACTATAATCAAAACCCTTGAAAGGTGGGGTGATGAGATTGGACGCCTTTGA
- a CDS encoding mechanosensitive ion channel domain-containing protein: protein MAVNTTALSTPIVPGITVEELLKAILAMVILTFLGELMKKGIIRASKETDLTWILNEDTAELVFKLFILGGIIGALYALGLMKYNVGPTTIGNLAFAVGFFYISYLIAKKSKDYLIQTKRGPEDKIKAKLFYYTFITLAFFLALSFAGIMGELGALLAAAGITGIVLGFSSRTVVSNFVSGIFMYFDKPLQIGDAVQVGDVQGIVEDIRILSTRIRTWDGTLVRIPNETLFNSNIVNLKRYPVRRVDVQVGIAYAEDAQRAIEVIKKTLDEMPLVLAEPEPRVYVEDLGDSAVILRVWAWAPSEKWFDVRTEIVRRIKEALDREGIEIPFPQRVNWFANELKVKLEGE from the coding sequence GTGGCCGTGAACACAACTGCCTTATCAACGCCAATCGTTCCGGGAATCACCGTTGAGGAGTTGCTCAAGGCCATCTTGGCTATGGTTATCCTGACGTTCCTCGGCGAACTTATGAAGAAGGGCATAATTCGGGCCTCGAAAGAAACGGACCTGACGTGGATACTCAATGAGGACACAGCAGAACTCGTCTTCAAGCTCTTTATCCTTGGCGGCATAATCGGGGCCCTCTACGCCCTCGGTCTGATGAAATACAACGTAGGACCGACGACAATAGGAAACCTTGCCTTTGCAGTGGGGTTTTTCTACATCTCCTACCTTATAGCAAAGAAATCAAAGGACTACCTCATTCAGACAAAAAGAGGGCCAGAGGACAAAATCAAGGCAAAGCTTTTCTATTATACTTTCATAACCTTGGCGTTTTTCCTTGCCCTTAGCTTTGCGGGTATCATGGGTGAGCTCGGAGCCCTTCTAGCCGCGGCAGGGATAACGGGTATCGTTCTCGGTTTCTCGTCGAGAACCGTCGTTTCTAACTTCGTCTCCGGAATCTTCATGTACTTTGACAAACCCCTCCAGATAGGCGACGCTGTCCAAGTCGGAGATGTCCAAGGGATTGTCGAGGACATAAGGATTCTCTCGACGAGAATAAGGACATGGGATGGAACCCTTGTCAGGATTCCAAATGAGACATTATTTAACAGTAACATTGTTAATCTAAAGCGGTATCCGGTTCGGAGGGTTGACGTTCAGGTGGGCATAGCCTATGCAGAGGATGCCCAAAGGGCGATTGAGGTTATAAAGAAAACCCTCGATGAGATGCCCCTCGTTTTGGCAGAGCCCGAGCCGAGGGTTTACGTCGAGGATTTGGGAGACAGCGCCGTTATCTTGAGGGTCTGGGCATGGGCCCCGAGCGAGAAGTGGTTTGATGTAAGGACCGAAATCGTGAGGAGAATAAAGGAGGCCCTTGACAGGGAGGGTATAGAGATACCCTTCCCGCAGAGGGTCAACTGGTTCGCGAACGAGTTGAAGGTAAAGTTAGAGGGCGAGTGA
- a CDS encoding METTL5 family protein has protein sequence MKKKHLAMTLSRLEGFRDPKPELEQYRTPGDVAAELLWLAHSSGHIVGRTIADLGAGTGVLSIGAKLLGARKVYAVEIDKEALEVARKNAKVLGLEVEFINADVSEFNESVDTVVMNPPFGSQRRHADRPFLMKAFEVADVIYSIHLAKPEVRRFIEKFSRDFGFKATLLGTVPFEIPAQFHFHRKRLGRISVDLYLLERRSL, from the coding sequence ATGAAGAAAAAGCACCTTGCCATGACCCTTTCAAGGCTCGAAGGATTTAGGGATCCAAAACCCGAGCTGGAGCAGTATCGAACCCCGGGAGATGTAGCGGCCGAACTCCTGTGGCTTGCTCACTCCTCGGGGCATATAGTCGGCAGAACTATCGCTGACCTGGGTGCCGGAACCGGGGTTCTCTCAATCGGTGCGAAGCTCCTTGGGGCGAGGAAGGTCTACGCTGTTGAGATTGACAAAGAAGCCCTCGAAGTTGCCAGAAAAAACGCAAAAGTCCTTGGACTTGAGGTTGAGTTCATAAACGCCGATGTCTCGGAGTTCAATGAAAGCGTTGACACCGTTGTTATGAACCCTCCATTCGGGAGTCAGAGGAGACATGCCGATAGACCATTCCTTATGAAGGCCTTTGAAGTTGCCGATGTTATTTACTCAATACATCTGGCAAAGCCTGAGGTGAGGAGGTTCATAGAAAAGTTTTCCCGAGACTTTGGATTCAAAGCAACCCTGCTGGGGACGGTTCCCTTCGAGATTCCTGCCCAGTTCCATTTTCACAGAAAAAGACTGGGGAGAATTTCCGTTGACCTCTATCTCCTCGAAAGGCGTTCACTATAG
- a CDS encoding heavy metal-binding domain-containing protein, with the protein MIVVTTEKIPGYRIVEVKGLARGGVVMATHLGRDILAGLRNLVGGEVKEYTEMMAQAREIALQRMIENANEMGANAIIGMRFMTSNVGQRMAEVYAFGTAVIVEPE; encoded by the coding sequence ATGATTGTTGTAACCACGGAAAAAATTCCGGGCTACAGGATTGTTGAGGTCAAGGGACTCGCCCGGGGAGGGGTTGTTATGGCAACTCACCTTGGCCGGGACATTCTTGCCGGTTTAAGAAACCTTGTTGGCGGGGAAGTCAAGGAGTACACCGAGATGATGGCACAGGCAAGGGAGATAGCACTCCAGAGGATGATTGAAAATGCCAATGAAATGGGTGCGAACGCTATAATAGGGATGCGCTTTATGACCTCCAACGTTGGTCAGAGGATGGCGGAAGTTTACGCCTTTGGAACCGCCGTTATAGTTGAGCCGGAGTGA
- a CDS encoding RsmB/NOP family class I SAM-dependent RNA methyltransferase: MPKLKLSDRQLYALIEAVKLGEEIKPSQQAKRKAFSKYRIEGWENSKLTGIFYSIQRRLGLIDEVIGELVGVSPLILDPWLRATLRVAVEVAVFRNPNEKTLQHLKGLAKFLSSRTHPYVGYYYYDLLPKVINYVPRLDSEEKRLKWDYLFPEWFIGKMRELLGDEAEELLKALNETLPVSLRVNRLKASVEEVEDYLKERDLLFERSKRVETVIRVLDPFNPGKLMERGLALPQEEASAVASLILAPKPGETVVDLAAAPGGKTAHMAELMNNEGRIYALDVDPERIKRMRKILQWMGVEIAEVKKLDGRNAPEVLGEGVADRVLLDAPCTSDGTIAKNPELRWRLREKNIPKVVALQKELIESAWRLLKPGGRLLYSTCSMLREENEDVVEWFLKGHSDARLVPISGPYDEGFLPETMRAWPHRHGTIGFFYALIEKE, from the coding sequence ATGCCAAAGCTCAAGCTGAGCGACAGACAGCTCTACGCCCTCATCGAGGCCGTTAAACTTGGAGAGGAGATAAAACCGAGCCAGCAGGCTAAGAGGAAAGCCTTCTCCAAGTACAGAATAGAGGGATGGGAGAACTCCAAGCTTACCGGAATTTTCTACTCAATTCAGCGACGACTCGGACTCATAGACGAGGTTATAGGCGAGCTCGTCGGCGTTTCTCCGCTCATTTTAGACCCATGGCTGAGGGCAACGCTTAGAGTGGCCGTTGAGGTTGCCGTTTTCAGAAACCCGAACGAAAAGACCCTGCAACATCTTAAAGGTCTGGCCAAGTTCCTCTCAAGCAGAACCCACCCCTACGTGGGTTATTACTACTACGACCTTCTCCCAAAGGTTATCAACTACGTCCCAAGGCTAGACTCTGAGGAAAAAAGGCTAAAGTGGGATTACCTGTTTCCGGAGTGGTTCATTGGAAAGATGCGTGAACTTCTGGGTGACGAAGCGGAGGAACTCCTCAAAGCGCTCAACGAAACCCTGCCGGTTAGCTTGAGGGTAAACAGACTGAAGGCGAGCGTTGAGGAAGTTGAGGATTACCTAAAGGAAAGGGACCTCCTTTTTGAAAGGAGCAAGAGGGTTGAGACAGTAATCCGGGTTCTCGACCCCTTTAACCCTGGGAAGCTGATGGAGAGGGGTCTGGCACTCCCGCAGGAGGAAGCTTCAGCCGTTGCGTCACTTATTCTCGCTCCCAAACCAGGTGAAACCGTCGTTGACCTGGCCGCGGCCCCAGGAGGAAAGACCGCCCACATGGCCGAGCTCATGAATAACGAGGGAAGGATATATGCCCTCGACGTTGACCCCGAGAGGATTAAGCGCATGAGGAAAATCTTGCAGTGGATGGGCGTTGAGATAGCGGAAGTAAAGAAGCTCGACGGCAGGAATGCCCCGGAAGTGCTGGGGGAGGGAGTAGCGGACAGGGTCCTTCTGGACGCTCCCTGCACGAGCGACGGGACGATAGCAAAGAACCCCGAACTGAGGTGGCGGTTGAGGGAGAAGAACATTCCCAAGGTTGTTGCGCTCCAGAAGGAGCTCATCGAGAGCGCTTGGAGACTTTTAAAGCCCGGCGGGAGGTTGCTCTATTCGACTTGTTCCATGCTGAGGGAGGAGAACGAGGATGTTGTGGAGTGGTTCCTTAAGGGGCACAGCGATGCCAGGCTTGTCCCTATAAGTGGACCCTACGATGAGGGTTTCCTACCCGAGACGATGAGGGCCTGGCCCCACAGACATGGCACAATAGGCTTCTTTTACGCCCTGATTGAAAAGGAGTAA
- a CDS encoding DUF3887 domain-containing protein: MKRLLALLVFLLLLDYVFALTPQEAMMEALKTGNYSLVEPYLGDDMKKLFTEKVFNGIRSELVKEYGPISGYKLEKTEEKGGYQIYYYRVIAEKGNYTVSVTVKDGKVEGFHFAPGFSPGKAIYPLLGGLLGLLLIWAYLRKFHTGELILGAFLIIPVLVVQPPIQMIPGYLGITNPVVLSLWGGFIAGLLQEPLKYYFSRDKTLGKAAYVGIGFGLGETTYVAIISAIAGGSLLGLIERTLALLFHTSTTILFAYSYRNGRGKKALLAMVLVHWVVDSMASYWHVAQSRFFLLAGYGIMLGVSLIVLPKLLPLAKAESEEPAVIW, from the coding sequence ATGAAACGCCTTCTGGCGCTTCTCGTTTTTCTGCTTCTCTTGGACTACGTTTTCGCTTTAACACCTCAAGAGGCAATGATGGAAGCCCTTAAAACAGGTAACTACTCCCTTGTTGAGCCGTACCTCGGGGACGACATGAAGAAGCTCTTCACCGAGAAGGTGTTCAACGGCATCAGAAGTGAACTTGTGAAGGAATACGGGCCGATTAGTGGCTACAAGCTCGAGAAAACGGAGGAGAAAGGCGGATACCAAATCTACTACTACCGTGTTATAGCCGAGAAAGGCAACTACACCGTGAGCGTCACAGTAAAAGATGGGAAGGTCGAAGGCTTCCATTTCGCCCCGGGTTTTAGTCCAGGAAAAGCGATCTATCCGCTCCTCGGAGGACTGCTCGGTTTACTCCTAATCTGGGCATACCTAAGAAAGTTCCATACGGGGGAGCTTATCCTTGGAGCGTTCCTGATAATTCCCGTACTCGTGGTCCAACCCCCGATACAGATGATTCCAGGCTACCTTGGTATAACCAACCCGGTCGTTCTCTCCCTCTGGGGCGGTTTCATAGCGGGCCTCCTCCAGGAACCGTTGAAGTACTACTTCTCTAGGGACAAAACCCTCGGAAAAGCGGCCTATGTAGGCATTGGTTTTGGGCTCGGCGAGACCACCTACGTGGCAATTATCTCGGCCATCGCAGGAGGTTCCCTTCTGGGACTCATTGAGAGAACCCTTGCGCTACTCTTCCATACGTCCACAACGATTCTCTTTGCGTACTCCTACAGAAACGGCCGGGGAAAAAAGGCCCTCTTGGCAATGGTTCTCGTTCACTGGGTCGTTGACAGCATGGCCTCCTACTGGCATGTGGCCCAGTCGAGATTCTTCCTCTTAGCTGGATATGGGATTATGCTCGGAGTTTCATTAATAGTCCTTCCAAAGCTCCTTCCCTTGGCGAAAGCCGAGAGCGAAGAGCCTGCAGTAATATGGTGA
- a CDS encoding YiiX/YebB-like N1pC/P60 family cysteine hydrolase, protein MRRVAFIMSVLLLIVTLSPVSASSSLSQDYSHPYPTGIIPGDIVIGHNPISDLIIPGYWTHTGIIAYYDSSAQDWVVVEAWDNPSEVRTVYLSDFLKRYDTVAVLRVDTTNEVREAAVRFALQQLGKPYDWGWWTKEVYGDSYYCSELVWASYMAAGGPDIDAHPGFYWEYLWGVAPQEIYDDDDTYVVYYDSS, encoded by the coding sequence ATGAGGAGGGTTGCATTTATAATGAGTGTGTTGCTCCTGATTGTGACGTTGAGCCCCGTTTCAGCGTCTTCAAGCCTGTCTCAGGACTATTCCCACCCATATCCAACGGGTATTATCCCCGGAGATATAGTAATTGGACACAACCCCATATCAGATCTTATAATCCCAGGATACTGGACTCACACGGGTATAATAGCATACTATGACTCCTCTGCCCAGGACTGGGTGGTTGTCGAAGCATGGGATAACCCAAGCGAAGTTAGGACCGTGTATCTATCGGACTTCTTGAAGAGGTACGACACGGTGGCGGTTCTCAGGGTTGATACAACAAACGAAGTGAGGGAGGCAGCGGTCAGGTTCGCGCTTCAACAGCTTGGCAAGCCCTATGACTGGGGATGGTGGACAAAAGAGGTCTATGGAGACAGCTATTACTGTTCCGAACTCGTGTGGGCATCATACATGGCGGCGGGAGGCCCCGATATCGACGCACACCCGGGATTCTACTGGGAGTACCTCTGGGGAGTTGCCCCACAGGAAATCTACGACGATGATGACACCTACGTAGTCTACTACGACTCTTCTTGA
- the dph2 gene encoding diphthamide biosynthesis enzyme Dph2: MYVIPLEEILAELRRLNANRVLIQSPEGLRREAEELASFLEDRGLEVTLYGEVNYGACDPADLEAKRLGCDALIHLGHSYMTLHLEVPTIFVPAFSRVDVIPSLKKNLEEIRKLGKKIALVTTAQHIHKLEDAKNFLETNGFEVVIGRGDSRVSWPGQVLGCNFSSARVKAEGILFIGSGYFHPLGVALATKKPTLAVNPHTGDAIWMAKEAERIIRRRWAQIAKAIDAKSFGVIVSTKKGQLRLAEAKRTLELLREHGKKARLIAMDHISYPQVEGFPFDAYVVVACPRVPIDDYENWGKPVLTPREVELLLGLTDEYKFDEILGAERREDEPLGIAVHGVGK; the protein is encoded by the coding sequence ATGTACGTGATTCCCCTCGAAGAGATACTCGCCGAACTGCGAAGGCTCAACGCTAACCGTGTCCTCATACAGTCACCGGAAGGCCTCAGGAGAGAAGCTGAAGAGTTGGCCAGTTTCCTTGAGGATAGGGGACTTGAAGTCACCCTCTACGGAGAAGTTAACTACGGCGCCTGCGACCCAGCGGATTTGGAAGCGAAACGGCTTGGTTGCGATGCTTTAATCCATCTCGGGCACAGCTATATGACGCTTCATCTTGAAGTGCCAACAATTTTCGTTCCAGCTTTTTCCAGAGTGGATGTTATTCCGTCCTTGAAGAAAAACCTTGAGGAAATCAGAAAACTTGGAAAGAAAATAGCCCTTGTAACAACTGCCCAGCACATCCACAAACTCGAAGATGCCAAGAACTTCTTGGAAACGAACGGCTTTGAGGTCGTTATTGGGCGGGGGGATTCCCGCGTTTCCTGGCCGGGACAGGTTCTCGGGTGTAACTTTTCAAGTGCAAGAGTAAAGGCAGAGGGGATTCTCTTCATCGGTTCAGGCTACTTTCACCCCCTGGGGGTTGCCCTTGCTACAAAAAAACCAACCCTGGCAGTAAACCCTCACACTGGAGACGCAATCTGGATGGCCAAGGAGGCAGAGAGAATAATCAGAAGGCGCTGGGCCCAGATAGCGAAGGCCATAGACGCGAAGAGCTTTGGGGTTATAGTAAGCACGAAGAAGGGCCAGTTAAGGCTTGCTGAAGCCAAGAGAACCTTGGAGCTTCTCAGGGAGCACGGGAAGAAGGCCAGACTTATAGCAATGGACCACATAAGCTACCCACAGGTGGAGGGATTCCCCTTCGATGCCTATGTTGTTGTCGCATGCCCAAGGGTTCCGATAGATGACTACGAGAACTGGGGGAAGCCCGTGCTAACTCCGAGGGAGGTAGAGCTACTTCTAGGTTTAACCGACGAGTACAAATTCGATGAAATACTCGGGGCTGAACGAAGGGAGGACGAGCCCCTCGGCATAGCCGTTCACGGTGTAGGAAAATGA